In the genome of Nymphaea colorata isolate Beijing-Zhang1983 chromosome 9, ASM883128v2, whole genome shotgun sequence, one region contains:
- the LOC116260210 gene encoding probable protein phosphatase 2C 43 has translation MKNFYKNRFKRLVSNDEDKDDPSFWSKTLRPHPLGEFSIAVLQASETMEDHAQVETSRHGTFIGVYDGHVGDDASRFVVEHLFPTFVKFVKEGMSVGDAIRESFSSTDEEFLEMVGRTREAKPLMAATGSCCLVGIVLACGTVYVANAGNSRAVLGGFLDSHIPKDFVVEQLSEDHLASTSDSVKQSPVSPAQLGDPNIVELNTGARGFVQGTRAIGDAYLKKQEFSLQPEYPRFRRPEPLTRPLSTAEPSIRAHSLQPNDRFLIFASSGLWEHLSNQEAAEIVLRTPREGIARRLIRAAIKVAEKKSGVRYAIMKLLGEGGRLACHNDITVVVVYTDHEMIGRASVDTSITGASIRGFIDAETASDFSLLDEVELMK, from the exons ATGAAAAATTTCTACAAGAACCGATTCAAGAGGTTGGTGAGCAACGACGAAGACAAAGACGACCCCTCATTCTGGTCGAAGACCCTTCGCCCGCACCCGCTTGGCGAGTTCTCTATCGCCGTCCTGCAGGCGAGCGAGACCATGGAGGACCATGCTCAGGTCGAGACCAGCAGGCACGGTACTTTCATTGGCGTCTACGACGGTCACGTTGGCGATGACGCCTCCCGATTCGTCGTTGAACATTTGTTTCCTACCTTTGTGA AATTTGTCAAGGAGGGAATGAGCGTGGGAGACGCCATTAGAGAGTCCTTTAGTTCAACGGACGAGGAGTTTCTGGAGATGGTGGGGAGAACGAGGGAAGCGAAGCCTCTTATGGCAGCAACCGGTTCCTGCTGCCTGGTGGGAATCGTTTTGGCCTGCGGCACCGTCTACGTTGCCAACGCAGGAAACTCGAGGGCGGTGCTCGGGGGCTTCCTTGATTCGCATATCCCGAAGGACTTCGTTGTCGAGCAACTGAGCGAGGATCACTTGGCCAGCACTAGCGACAGCGTGAAGCAGAGCCCCGTCTCCCCTGCACAGCTGGGAGATCCCAATATCGTCGAGCTGAACACCGGCGCCAGGGGCTTCGTTCAG gGAACCAGGGCCATTGGTGACGCATATCTGAAGAAGCAGGAATTTTCTCTTCAACCCGAATATCCACGTTTCCGACGTCCGGAGCCACTGACGAGACCTTTATCAACCGCAGAGCCTTCAATACGAGCGCACTCCCTTCAACCCAACGACAGGTTCTTGATATTTGCATCCAGTGGCCTGTGGGAACATCTCAGCAATCAAGAAGCTGCTGAAATTGTTCTTCGCACCCCTCGTGAG GGAATCGCAAGAAGGTTGATCAGAGCGGCTATTAAagtggcagaaaaaaaaagtggtgtGAGATACGCTATCATGAAGCTGCTCGGCGAGGGGGGGCGACTTGCATGCCATAACGACATCACTGTTGTGGTTGTTTACACAGACCATGAGATGATTGGCAGAGCTTCTGTTGATACCTCCATCACTGGGGCGTCCATTAGAGGGTTCATCGACGCTGAGACGGCATCAGACTTCTCATTGCTGGATGAAGTTGAACTGATGAAGTGA
- the LOC116260117 gene encoding peptide-N4-(N-acetyl-beta-glucosaminyl)asparagine amidase A-like: MAAASFLLLLATTFLQLSSSSPLHAHPLKTRLFDFKQTVDPPGSPTTFFEVARPVKVPREPPCSSALILQHDFSYTYGQPPVEAQYTPPQDCPSADWSTIVLEWSATSKGRQFDRIFGVWLGGVEILRSCTAEPRANGIFWKVQKDITRFSSLLKQNQTLSVHLANIVDKTYTGVYHVNVTIRFYAEEGVGKRLGLGSVLNSPADLILPISRSPPLNDGYWFLVQNSTDVHQKQFSIPRNVYRAVLEVFVSYHSNDEFWYTNPPDEYIQENNLSNVPGNGAFREVVVSLDQRVVGAVWPFTVIYTGGVNPLLWRPITGIGSFDLPSYEIEITPFLGEILDKENHTVEFSVTNALNVWYIDANLHLWIDGGLKKTKCKLLSYDAPPARHSILSNFKGLDGIFNTSASRYIAATGRVKTSHGKINVHTIQRFGYRNWMKFSNTGNAQTVRQRIKTDSGVYYHLMIYTRFS; this comes from the coding sequence ATGGCAGCcgcctccttcctcctcctcctcgccACCACCTTTCTGCAACTCTCATCATCCTCCCCACTGCATGCCCACCCTCTGAAAACCAGGCTTTTCGACTTCAAGCAAACCGTGGATCCGCCTGGCTCCCCTACCACCTTCTTTGAGGTAGCAAGGCCCGTCAAAGTCCCACGAGAGCCCCCCTGCTCCTCCGCCCTCATACTCCAGCACGACTTCAGCTACACCTACGGCCAGCCCCCTGTTGAGGCCCAATACACTCCTCCCCAGGACTGCCCATCTGCTGATTGGTCCACAATTGTGCTAGAGTGGTCTGCAACAAGCAAAGGAAGGCAATTTGATAGGATTTTTGGAGTTTGGCTTGGTGGGGTTGAGATCTTGAGAAGTTGCACTGCTGAGCCTAGGGCCAATGGAATCTTTTGGAAGGTTCAGAAGGACATTACAaggttttcttctcttcttaaGCAGAATCAGACCCTCTCTGTTCACCTTGCCAATATCGTTGATAAGACTTATACTGGCGTTTACCATGTCAATGTTACTATCCGTTTTTATGCTGAGGAAGGTGTTGGGAAGAGGTTGGGTTTGGGATCTGTTTTGAATTCTCCTGCTGACTTGATCCTGCCCATATCTAGGAGTCCACCACTGAATGATGGGTATTGGTTTTTGGTCCAAAACTCAACAGATGTGCATCAGAAACAGTTCAGCATACCCAGAAATGTGTACAGGGCAGTGTTGGAAGTTTTTGTTTCCTACCATTCTAATGATGAGTTCTGGTACACGAATCCTCCAGACGAATACATTCAAGAGAACAATTTGAGTAATGTACCGGGCAACGGAGCTTTCAGAGAGGTTGTGGTGAGTTTGGATCAGAGAGTGGTGGGTGCCGTCTGGCCATTCACGGTGATTTACACGGGTGGAGTTAATCCACTTCTTTGGAGGCCGATAACAGGGATCGGCTCCTTCGATCTCCCATCTTATGAGATAGAGATCACACCGTTCCTGGGGGAGATTTTGGACAAAGAGAACCACACCGTGGAGTTCTCTGTAACTAATGCTCTGAATGTATGGTATATTGATGCAAATTTGCATCTTTGGATTGATGGTGGCCTTAAGAAGACAAAGTGCAAGTTGCTGAGTTATGATGCGCCACCTGCACGGCATAGTATCTTGTCAAATTTTAAAGGTCTTGATGGGATCTTCAATACAAGCGCGAGCAGATATATAGCAGCAACCGGGCGAGTGAAGACATCCCATGGGAAGATTAATGTTCATACCATCCAAAGGTTTGGTTACAGAAATTGGATGAAATTTAGCAACACTGGGAATGCTCAGACTGTGCGTCAGAGAATCAAAACCGATTCTGGTGTTTACTACCATCTGATGATCTATACTCGATTCAGTTGA